CCATCGGGACCAACCTGACGACCTGGCTCCTCAGGCAGGAGATGGAGCGCAAGATCGACGgggagctcgcggtggtCCTATCCTCCGTCTCCATCGCTTGCAAGAGGGTGCGATCTCGAtatcccaccgccgcccgcgcgcccgcgcgaccaATTCGCCCAACCCCCGAGAAGAATCCCTCCGCGGATGACGATCATCGTCAATCCCTAACGAACCGCTCGGTTCCGGAACCGACCCCTGACGCCGCGATTCACACCCTTCTCTTCCCACAGATCGCCAGCCTGGTTCAAAAGGCGGGCATCTCCGGCAtgaccggcgcggccggcgccgtgAACGTCCAGGGCGAGGACCAGAAGaagctcgacgtcgtcagcAACGAGATCTTCTGCGAGGTTCTGCGAACCTCCGGGAGGACCGGCGTGAtcgcgtccgaggaggaggacacgCCGGTGGCGGTCGAGGAGACGTACAACGGCAActacgtcgtcgtcttcgaccCACTCGACGGCTCCTCcaacatcgacgccgcggtgtccACCGGTTCCATCTTCGGCGTGTACTCGTCCGATCAATCATGCGTCCCCGActggggcgccgacgacgagggcgtggtGCAGGAGAAGTGCATCACGAACGTGTGCCAGCCGGGTAACAACCTCCTCGCGGCCGGGTACTGCATGTACTCATCGTCCTGCATCCTCATGCTCACCGTCGGCCACGGCGTCTACGGCTTCACCCTGGACCCGTCCATCGGCGAGTTCGTCTTGTCCCACGAGGACGTCAAGATCCCGGAGAAGGGGAAGATCTACTCCTTCAACGAGGGCAACTACGTCAACTGGGAGCCCGGACTCAAGGAGTACATGGACGCGCTGAAAAAAGGCGGGCACACCGAGGACGGCAAGCCCTACTCCGCGAGGTACATCGGAAGCCTCGTGGGCGACTTTCACCGCACGATGCTCTACGGCGGCATCTACGGGTACCCCGGGGATGCGAAAAACGCAAACGGCAAGCTGCGCTTACTGTACGAGTGCGCCCCGATGAGCTTCATCGCCGAGCAGGCTGGCGGGATGGGCAGcaccgggcgggggcgggtgcTGGACATTCGACCGGAGGAGGTGCACCAGCGCGTGCCGTTCTACACGGGAAGCAGGGAGGAGGTGCAGTATCTCGAGTCCTTCCTGCAGGAGGCGTGAGTGGCGGCTTGGGCGAAGAATTTGAGTgtgacgggcgcgacccGAAAGGCGAGGAGTGCGAGGGGATCGCGTGAGCGTGTATGATAAAAAGCTTTCAATCGAGACCGCCCTCTGCCCCGATCGATCGATCGGGCCCATGAGGGCGCTcgaaacgacgacgcgtgacGGTAGCGGCGAGTAGGCGGCGGTCCACCGCGCGTTGAATATTCACTCCAGAAAAACCAACAACGTCCAAGCGATCATCCACTATCAGCCATTTCCGGCTCCCAAACAGTGCCAAAAATGAGCGAGCCCGGGAGCCCggccacgcccgcgcccaagggGGGCAGGTCCCCGGGGTCGACCATGAAAAAGACGGCGACCCCGGGCGCCAGCAACGACATGGCGGTCCACGGCGTCTTCTCCTACCCCGGATCCACCAACGTCGGCACGGAATACACCTCGAAGCACGGTACGCGCCCAGCCCCGCCAAGATTCACGCGCGATCCTCGATTTAGACGCAATTAAACCGACTGACCCGGTCCCCGCTCCCGCATCCGCAGCCCTCCCCGAACGATACAAGGGCCTGCAGATGACCCCTGGCGAGCGTAAGAGCGGCAAGAACAACGACAGCTGGTTCGACACCGAGGTCAAGCgcttcggcgaggacgagcccTACATCGATCCCGACCCGGGCATCCCCGAGATCCCGGGCAAAGAGCAGAGGGTGCGCGAGCTGGAGGCCATCAAGAAGCGGGTGTCCGCCAAGGGGTGGTTCCCGGCGGGGCGAATGAACCCGGAGGCGCCGAAGCCACGCATGGGCCCGCACTACGCCAACATGAACGAAGGGGACGGAGAGGAGGGCAAGTACGTTCCCATGCCCCGCGGGCTCTACACCCAACCGCCCAAGAGGGGCTCGTACAACCAACCCGGGATCCTCATCGGCGAATCGATCCgaaacgcgccgccgtcctcgccggtggTGGTGCGCGAACGGAAGGTGAAGGTGGCGCACGTGAAGGTGCGCGTGAACaccaaggagaagaaggcggccgccgaggagggtgccgaggaggaggggggcgacgagaagaaggaggaggagaagaaagAGGAGGCGACTCCCGCGAAGCAGAAggctccgtcgccggatcggccgtggcggacgccgtcCAAGGTCAAGCCGCTCTCGCCCCAAAAGGACTACAACGAGATGATGAAGGACAAGCTCGCGgctgcgtcggcggcgaacaagCTGAGGaaagaggaggaggccaaggcgaaaCCGCAGGCGCCGCCGGATGAGTACCAGCCGTCCAAGATGCTCAACCGAAAGAtaatcgccgacgccagggcggcgctgacgcTCAGCGGGCCCttcgtcgcggtgggcggtTGCAAGTCGGAGACGCTGCCAAACGGCATATTCGACGACATGGGCGAGCTGTACGAGTACAACCCCGGGGATTGGTACgaggagccgccgccgccgcagaaACCCGATCCGCTCGCGCCAAAACCCAAACCGTTCAAACCCGCGGGGATCAAGCAGCGACCCGTCAAGTCCGATTACGTCCCGAACCCGGGGGGTAAGCGGGGTGCCGAGGCAGGCaaggcgaggcgcgcggaggtggcggcgcggcggttggccaacgcgccgaggggcgCGTGGAAGcccggaagcggcggcgcgccgaagAGTTTGCCGGTGAAGACGTTCGGCAAGTTCGACCCGGGTCCGTTTCCGAATCCGGTGAGTTTGAGGAACACCCAGTACGTGCAGTGActgtgcgcgcgcgtcgtccgtcgttCGGGTTTCGACCGAGCACGCGCCGgggcttcgccgcgtcgtctcctTTGCGACCACttacgcgtcggcggctgtATTCTTATCGAGTCGAGTTTTTGACAAATCTAATTAGAGTAAGTGTGAACAGGTGACGTCATTTCCTTCCGTCGCCATGTCTTCGTCAACGCGGCtgtcctcctcgctcgcgtcgacgcgggtcgtcgcgccctcttccgctcgcctcgcgcgtcgcgcctccgcgtccgcgcggtgcgtcgccgaggccggcggcACCATCAGGAGGGAGGTGTTGGACCGGAGTCAACGGACGAAGATAAACACCGTGGACGATCGAAACTGGTACTCGCAGCCGAGGCTGTGCAcgcacgtcgacgacgagttcctcgcgcagctcacGCAGCTGTACCGCGAGCGGATCCCCGCCGGGGGTAAGGTGCTGGACATGTGCAGCTCGTGGATCAGCCACCTGCCGCCGGAGGTGGAGTACTCCGAGGTGGTGGGCCACGGCCTTaacgcggaggagctcgggaAGAATCGCAGGTTGAGCCGCTTCTTCGTCAAGAACCTCAACGAGAACccgacgttcgccgcggaggatcAGACGTACGACGCGGTGCTGTGCTGCGTGAGCGTGCAGTACCTGCAGAGGCCCGAGGAGGTCTTCGCCGAGGTCTACCGCGTGCTCAAGCCCGGAGGCGTGTTCATCGTGTCATTCTCCAATCGGATGTTCTACGAGAAGGCCATCTCGGCGTGGCGCGACGGCACCGGATTCAGCAGGGCGCAGCTGGTGAAGCAGTACTTTCAGTGCGTCAGCGGGTTCACCAAGGCGGAGGTCATCACGGAGGTTGGCGTGGAGCCCGACGACTCCGTCTTCGGCAAGCTCAAGAGGTTCATGAAGCGGTCGAGCTCCGATCCCTTCTACGCGGTGGTGGGGTACAGAAACTACAGGCGCATCGACGCATAGGCGAATATAGGCCACCTGCTCACGCTTATTCCGATTGTTCGTGCGGGTCTCTTCAATCGGTACCCTTTCGCATCGCCTCGAACTTGGCCCTCACCTCCGCGTTGAGCTCCGGATCTTCGTCAAACGCCGgagtctcgtcgtcgtcgtcgtccccatactccccgtcctcctccccgtcctcccccgAGAGGTAGccggctccgccgcccgccgagtACCCGCGAGAAAGAACCCgatccgcgtccgccggcacgagcgcgcgcaaAAAGTCGAGCACCCCGCGCCACGCCCCGGGCCCCCGAGCTCCCTCGATCCCGTCCCTCCGCAACCCCGCGAGCCCCCGAAGAAAAACCCCATCCTCGacttggccgccgccccgccacgccgtcgaccgATCGCGATCCAGCACGCGCTCCGCCCACtcgctcatcgcgcccgcgcagtccgcgaacgccacgcacgcgtccgacgccagcgtctcctccgcgtgcCCCCTGTCGGTCCCCTCCATCGCGTTCCTCAGCACCGCGCAAACGGCGGTGACCACGCCgcacgcctcctcgacgtcgacacccccttcgtcgtcggtgactcggtcgacgagggaggcgagcgcggcgggaccccgcgcgcgctcgaacgcctcgagcCCGTGCGGATCTTCCGTGCTCTGAAGCAGGTACGGGAGGAGGAACCGggtggtgagcgcggcggcggcggcgtcgacgctgaGCGACGTCCCGGGTTCCGTTCCCGGGTCGGCCACGCCGCCTTTGTTTTTTTTGAAACCCCCAGCcccggggggcgcgaggagcgcgggaaggagcgcgtcgacgcgaggcgcgtgcGGGTCggggagctccgcgaggaacgcgcccaacgcccgcgtcgccgcgagcgtcgtctcGGGATCGGGGCCCGGCCAGTCACCGCCGGAGAGCTCttccaccgcgcccgtcttcgtcgcctccgcggcgtttTCCAGGTACTCGAGCAGGagaccggcgacgtcgcacaGCGAACGCACCGCCGActgcgccgtctccgccgacaGGAGACCGCCATtaccaccaccaccaccgccgcctcctcctgctgCTGCCGcttcgacctcgtcgtccgcggcttgagcatccgccgcgagcgccgccaccAGCCTCTCGAAGAGCACCAGGGGAACCGGCAGGCTCGACCTCGCGCGACGTCTaagctcgacgtcgtcgcgggaaACGTCGTGGAGGAGCACCGCGCACTCCACGCGCGTCAGCTCCAGCGCCAAACGGAAGAACGGAACgcccgtcgtcttcgccgccttggcgcgaTTCGCCGGCGCCTGTCTgttgagcgcgccgaggtcgtcgccgcacagCCACCGGGGACCTGCCaaatccgccgcggcggagcacaggtcgagcgcggcgtgacGCATCTCTCGCGTCGCCTTGGAGCGCATCACGGCGCTCAGACCGCCGCGCAAGTCGTCAAGCCACCCGCCACCCGCTGCGCCCATCGTCATTCCCGATCGTGCCGACCGCGCGATTCTCGCCAGTTCCGTCGGCCAATCCCCCTCGggccgcctcgccggcgcgaacgacatCGCGAGCACCAGGCATCGAAGCGACTCGATCTGCTCGGGCCTCCCGGCacgggacgcgagcgtccacgtcagcgacggcatcgcgtcggcgacggcgcgcgcgcgagggttgTGCTTGGGTTTGTGCCTGGGTTTGGCGATGGCGACCCTGGCGCCGGGCCGGGACTTGACGGTTCTTGGGTCCTTGGATGAGTGACCCGATGAGTCGCGCACGTGGAGGGgctccgacgcggcgtgcgacTCCAGCAGCTGCCCGAGGAGCTGGATCGAGCGGAgcaccgcgtcgttcggcCCGAGTGAGGAGGAGTCCGAGGAAggtcgatcgtcgtcgtcgtcgtcgtcgccagatccgtcggcggcgtctttgacggcggcgacgaccgccgccgccgccgccgcgacgaggccgagtgatccggcgaccgcctccgcctcctccccccccgcggcgatgaccgcagcgcacgcctcgcacgcgtcgccgaccgcggTCACGGGCAGGTCCGCGTACCTGTTCGCGCGTCGCATGGCGGCTGCGAAGATTGGGATGCGCTCCTGGAACGacgggtcggcggcgacgtcgggggatcgggtcagcgcggcgcacacggcgagcgcgagcgcgtgcgacgccgtgACCTGCTCCGCCTTGGTTtcccgctcctcgtcgcccatcGCCATCATCAACCCGTCGTCCaacccgtcgtcctcgccctccttggCGGTGTTCaccacggcggtggcgcggagCATGGAGGTGAGGAATCGGCCGAATCCCTCAGcctcggagacggcgcgaagGGACTCCGGATCGAGCCCGTGGACGAGCTTGGTGACGAGGACCATGCCCATGAACTTGCGCTCGCGACTCTCGCTGGACAGGAGCCCGACGCACTCCGCGAGCGTGACGTCATGGTCGCCCATCTCAGccccccacccgccgccccgcgcgagatCTCAACTGCCGCGAACTCGTTGGCCGGTTGTCCTCTCGATGAAGCAGACAGGAGGTGCCGAAGTTTCTCTCGGAACCGCCATCAGTCCTCGGGGCGCGCCCCTTTCCACCGATGGGGCGGTGGCTGCGTGACGTCGGTCCGGACTTGCTGGTCCtggccgtcgccaccgcgcacgtCCTGCTCACCCCTTACGCCAAAGTGGAGGAGAGCTTCAACCTCCAGGCGACGCACGACTTCCTCCATCACGGGTTCCACTGGGCGCGCTTCGATCATCACGAGTTTCCCGGGGTGGTGCCCCGGaccttcctcggcgccgcggcgctctccgcggcgacgtggccgGTCAAGGCGCTCGTGCTGGACGGCACGCATCACGCGAACACCAAGATTGACGGGcagatcgcggcgaggatcgcgctcgccgccgccgtcgtcacgTCCCTGGCTCGGTTCCGACGCGCCGTGCGGATGCATCTGGGAGAGGGCGCGGCCCTGGCGTTCGCCATCCTGACCGCCACGCAGTTCCACCCGACGTTCtacgcgtcgcgcacgctcCCGAAcatcttcgcggcggtgctcgtcaccttcggcctcggcgattggctcgaggcgtgcgcgcgacgaacggccggcgggcggggagggtCCGACTTACGAGTCGCCGAACGACGGGCCACGCAGCTGTCCAAACGCGCGACGTGCCTCATCGCGTGCGCGACTGTCATCTTCCGAtgcgacgtcgcgatgctCCTGGCGCCCGTCGGGGTGCacgtcctcgcgacgcgtcagCAAACTTTGGCCGGGGCGGTGTGGTGGGGCGCGCGCTGCGTGGCGATCGCGCTGTGCGCCACGGTCGTCTTCGACACCATCGCGTGGCGACCGCCGGATGGGTTCGAGGCGGGGCCGTTTtggcgcggacatcgcgggGTGATGTGGCCGGAAGGGGGCGTGCTGTGGTTCAACACCGTGGAGAACAGGAGCGCGGAGTGGggcacgtccccggcgcacTGGTACTTCACTTCCGCGCTGCCCAGGTCGCTGCTGCTGGCGTACCCCCTCTCGTTCGTGgtgagctcgacgcgaccggaccgcccgtcgctccgccctcgcctttCATTTTGGATTTTTTTTTGGGGTCGCGATTCGTCCCGTCCTCCGTCGTTCGCTCGTTCGCCGACCGCTGACACGACCGTCTCTCCGTCTCCCCGTCTCCCcagggcgccgcgatggaaCGTAGGGCACGACCCGCGCTGACATGCGCGTGCTTCTTCGTGGCAATCTACTCGCTCCTGCCCCACAAGGAGCTCAGGTTCGTCcttccggcgacgcccctgttcaacgcgtgcgccgccgtcgccgtcgaccgaTGCGTCTTTCGGGCCCTGCCTGGCGCGTCCGCCAATAGGAAGAAgaccgacggcgacacgtCGGATGACACGTCAGCAGCGACACGTCGGATGAAGGGTGCCGTGCCGACGCGAGTGctgcccgcgctcgccgtgttTGGGTTATGGGCTctgagcgtcgcggcgcacttTGTGTttgccatcgccgcgcgaaaAAActaccccggcggcgtcgccttcgccaggttgcacgcgcgcgatcgcgaagGTCGGGGGTTCGATCCCGGGTCAGTGCACGTcgacgtggccgccgcgatgacgggCGTGTCTCGCTTCGGCGAGTCCGCGGACGATGGCGCGGGGTGGGTCTACTCCAAGGAGGAAGGGTTAGCGCCGAGCGAGCTGGCTTCGAGGGGTTTCCAGTACCTCGTGTCGGGGTCGGGCTCGGTGCCGGGGTACGAGGTGGTGGAGGCTGTGGAGGGGTTTAAGGGTCTGGCGGTGACGCCAACGCGGTGGCCGGtggtgcgcgcgcggacggagcCGATGATTTGGCTGCACAGGCGTCtcgtggacgacgatgaagacgacggggagggTGAGGCACCGTAAGTGTTTTAGGCCCTGGGCCAGTCATTTTTCCAGTTGTAGTCAGCCAGTCCTGTCTCGCACATAAAAAACTCCCAAAAGAAGGGGGAAGAAGCGCGAAATCGACATTCTCCCGCGatacgcgcgcgcccgcgacatTCGCCGCGCGTTTCGACCCGCGTCGACCGAGCTCGTCACCGTTTGCCGCGCGAGGCTTCGAACGGCGAGAGGCGCAGGAACGTAAGAGGTGGACGAGCGCTGAgagacgtcggcgcgagATGGCTTCCGGGATCCGCAACGTCGGGCACAACTACGATATGGCCACCCGGCCCGTGGCGGGCAGCAAGGGCCGGGGCCTGATGAACCCGACGGAGAGGGACCGCGATCGACCGTCGCCCATCCTCCGCGATCTCGGCAAGGACGGATGGCACGGAAAGTGAGTGACGctcccctcgcccgcgccgcctccccgccgtctttcccctcgcgcgtctcgggaCGCGTGCGTTGACTTTTTAGGATCCCCCCCCGCCTCGGAGCTTGCGAATCGAGACCGACGCGCGATCCGCGACCGTTCGACCCGCGACTGACgctccgtccgcgcccgcgtccgacCGCCCGCCCTTTCCTAGGTACCGCGAGCCCGCCGGCCTGCCCCCGTCGACCTCCCCGTGGGCGCGGGACGACCAGCCTCCGGAGATGATGGACGGCGTGCAGTTCcagacgcgccgcgccaagGGGGAGCTCTCCAGGAACGACATTTACTTTGAGGAGCCCTGGGGAACcacggagaaggaggaggaccgcgTCAAGggcgtgccgccgccgggtttcTTCGGCAACGGATGGAAGCACCCGGAACGACCGCCCCGGCCGGTGGACTACTCGAACCTCCCCTACGGCACGCGCCTCACCGTCGAGTCCcgacccccgcccgcgctcaaGCCCAACCAGGAGCGACCCAAGCTGGAGgaggtcggcgtcgaccccaGGTTCAGGCTCAGGTCCACCGCGCAGGCGTTCAACGAGGTTCGCCCGGGCGAAAACGCCGGTCCGTTCGCCCCGGATGCGAAGAAGAAgtacctcgccgagctcaagctTCAGATGGACGGCCAGAAGGCGAACAGGCGCATGGAGCACCTCCAGCACTTTGGGTGGGACGTGGGGTCCAAGCcggatccgcggcgcgagctctTCGCGCAGTTTGATCAGGACGGCAGCGGCACGATCGACATCATGGAGCTGCGACAGGTCATGCGCCACCCcaaggtgcgcgcggcgttcaaGATGTCCGGCGACGGGAAGGATCagctcaccgaggaggagatcgacgccttcgcggcggagatggacaAGGATGGCGACGGGGAGATCTCGTACGACGAATTtatcgcggcgatgaacagaaagga
This genomic interval from Micromonas commoda chromosome 13, complete sequence contains the following:
- a CDS encoding predicted protein; translated protein: MSEPGSPATPAPKGGRSPGSTMKKTATPGASNDMAVHGVFSYPGSTNVGTEYTSKHALPERYKGLQMTPGERKSGKNNDSWFDTEVKRFGEDEPYIDPDPGIPEIPGKEQRVRELEAIKKRVSAKGWFPAGRMNPEAPKPRMGPHYANMNEGDGEEGKYVPMPRGLYTQPPKRGSYNQPGILIGESIRNAPPSSPVVVRERKVKVAHVKVRVNTKEKKAAAEEGAEEEGGDEKKEEEKKEEATPAKQKAPSPDRPWRTPSKVKPLSPQKDYNEMMKDKLAAASAANKLRKEEEAKAKPQAPPDEYQPSKMLNRKIIADARAALTLSGPFVAVGGCKSETLPNGIFDDMGELYEYNPGDWYEEPPPPQKPDPLAPKPKPFKPAGIKQRPVKSDYVPNPGGKRGAEAGKARRAEVAARRLANAPRGAWKPGSGGAPKSLPVKTFGKFDPGPFPNPVSLRNTQYVQ
- a CDS encoding glycosyltransferase family 22 protein (related to Dol-P-Man: a-mannosyltransferases), which produces MGRWLRDVGPDLLVLAVATAHVLLTPYAKVEESFNLQATHDFLHHGFHWARFDHHEFPGVVPRTFLGAAALSAATWPVKALVLDGTHHANTKIDGQIAARIALAAAVVTSLARFRRAVRMHLGEGAALAFAILTATQFHPTFYASRTLPNIFAAVLVTFGLGDWLEACARRTAGGRGGSDLRVAERRATQLSKRATCLIACATVIFRCDVAMLLAPVGVHVLATRQQTLAGAVWWGARCVAIALCATVVFDTIAWRPPDGFEAGPFWRGHRGVMWPEGGVLWFNTVENRSAEWGTSPAHWYFTSALPRSLLLAYPLSFVGAAMERRARPALTCACFFVAIYSLLPHKELRFVLPATPLFNACAAVAVDRCVFRALPGASANRKKTDGDTSDDTSAATRRMKGAVPTRVLPALAVFGLWALSVAAHFVFAIAARKNYPGGVAFARLHARDREGRGFDPGSVHVDVAAAMTGVSRFGESADDGAGWVYSKEEGLAPSELASRGFQYLVSGSGSVPGYEVVEAVEGFKGLAVTPTRWPVVRARTEPMIWLHRRLVDDDEDDGEGEAP
- a CDS encoding predicted protein, whose product is RELFAQFDQDGSGTIDIMELRQVMRHPKDQLTEEEIDAFAAEMDKDGDGEISYDEFIAAMNRK
- a CDS encoding predicted protein; protein product: MGDHDVTLAECVGLLSSESRERKFMGMVLVTKLVHGLDPESLRAVSEAEGFGRFLTSMLRATAVVNTAKEGEDDGLDDGLMMAMGDEERETKAEQVTASHALALAVCAALTRSPDVAADPSFQERIPIFAAAMRRANRYADLPVTAVGDACEACAAVIAAGGEEAEAVAGSLGLVAAAAAAVVAAVKDAADGSGDDDDDDDRPSSDSSSLGPNDAVLRSIQLLGQLLESHAASEPLHVRDSSGHSSKDPRTVKSRPGARVAIAKPRHKPKHNPRARAVADAMPSLTWTLASRAGRPEQIESLRCLVLAMSFAPARRPEGDWPTELARIARSARSGMTMGAAGGGWLDDLRGGLSAVMRSKATREMRHAALDLCSAAADLAGPRWLCGDDLGALNRQAPANRAKAAKTTGVPFFRLALELTRVECAVLLHDVSRDDVELRRRARSSLPVPLVLFERLVAALAADAQAADDEVEAAAAGGGGGGGGGNGGLLSAETAQSAVRSLCDVAGLLLEYLENAAEATKTGAVEELSGGDWPGPDPETTLAATRALGAFLAELPDPHAPRVDALLPALLAPPGAGGFKKNKGGVADPGTEPGTSLSVDAAAAALTTRFLLPYLLQSTEDPHGLEAFERARGPAALASLVDRVTDDEGGVDVEEACGVVTAVCAVLRNAMEGTDRGHAEETLASDACVAFADCAGAMSEWAERVLDRDRSTAWRGGGQVEDGVFLRGLAGLRRDGIEGARGPGAWRGVLDFLRALVPADADRVLSRGYSAGGGAGYLSGEDGEEDGEYGDDDDDETPAFDEDPELNAEVRAKFEAMRKGTD
- the FBPASE_1 gene encoding Fructose-1,6-bisphosphatase (Fructose-1,6-bisphosphatase, an enzyme that catalyzes the hydrolysis of fructose-1,6-biphosphate into fructose-6-phosphate and is critical in gluconeogenesis pathway) encodes the protein MERKIDGELAVVLSSVSIACKRIASLVQKAGISGMTGAAGAVNVQGEDQKKLDVVSNEIFCEVLRTSGRTGVIASEEEDTPVAVEETYNGNYVVVFDPLDGSSNIDAAVSTGSIFGVYSSDQSCVPDWGADDEGVVQEKCITNVCQPGNNLLAAGYCMYSSSCILMLTVGHGVYGFTLDPSIGEFVLSHEDVKIPEKGKIYSFNEGNYVNWEPGLKEYMDALKKGGHTEDGKPYSARYIGSLVGDFHRTMLYGGIYGYPGDAKNANGKLRLLYECAPMSFIAEQAGGMGSTGRGRVLDIRPEEVHQRVPFYTGSREEVQYLESFLQEA
- a CDS encoding predicted protein; protein product: MSSREVLDRSQRTKINTVDDRNWYSQPRLCTHVDDEFLAQLTQLYRERIPAGGKVLDMCSSWISHLPPEVEYSEVVGHGLNAEELGKNRRLSRFFVKNLNENPTFAAEDQTYDAVLCCVSVQYLQRPEEVFAEVYRVLKPGGVFIVSFSNRMFYEKAISAWRDGTGFSRAQLVKQYFQCVSGFTKAEVITEVGVEPDDSVFGKLKRFMKRSSSDPFYAVVGYRNYRRIDA